One segment of Phragmites australis chromosome 13, lpPhrAust1.1, whole genome shotgun sequence DNA contains the following:
- the LOC133889721 gene encoding UPF0426 protein At1g28150, chloroplastic-like gives MATSAAASAALLIPSWRAPAALSERRFPHAVSRRTTGKGRGAAGVVRACFNPLGDERILREAIKEPVAFMGGVFAGLLRLDLNEDPLKEWLTRTVEASGIAEENSEESSEGGENDAPQLIEIE, from the exons ATGGCGActtctgctgctgcatctgctgctCTACTCATCCCCAGCTGGCGAGCTCCCGCCGCG CTGTCCGAGAGGAGGTTTCCCCATGCGGTTTCTAGGCGGACGACGGGGAAGGGAAGGGGAGCGGCGGGGGTCGTGCGAGCTTGCTTCAATCCTCTCGGCGACGAGCGCATCCTCCGAGAAGCCATCAAG GAGCCAGTGGCATTCATGGGTGGTGTGTTTGCTGGCCTCTTGAGGCTTGACCTGAATGAGGATCCTCTCAAGGAATGGCTCACTCGAACAGTAGAGGCTTCTGGAATAGCTGAGGAGAACAGTGAAGAATCAAGTGAGGGGGGTGAAAATGATGCACCTCAACTAATTGAGATTGAGTGA